DNA from Phycisphaerae bacterium:
GCTTCGAACGTATCACGCAGCCGGCGTAGACCAGCACGTCGTTGGGAAACTCCAGCGCCTTGATCGGCTCGAGGCCCATCAGGTCCACGCTGCCGTGCTCGTCCGCGCCGAGTCTTGTCCATCCGTATTGCTTCTCGTTCCACGTGATCCGCTCGCCCGCGTTCGCCTCGACCTTCGCCTCGCCGCCCGCCGCAACCAGATAGTCCACGTCGAACCCCTGCTTGACCGGCCGAGCGCCGGGATTGGGGAACGGCCCGCAGATCAGCCAATCCGTCACGAACATCCGGTACGGCCCGTCCTGCCCGACCGTCACCACCCGCTCCGAATCGACCGGCGGCGAATACCGCAAACCCTCCAGACGCCTCCCGTCGGCTGCCGACCTTAGCCGCCAGTAAAAACCCCCCGTCGACAAAACGACTACCCGATTGGCCCCCTCCTTCAAGGCAACCGTCTGGTCGTTCTCCGCAACCCGCCCGTTGATCCAGATCGCCCGCGAACCGAGGCACAAAACCTTCGCCTCCTGCGCCTTCGGCGAGTCGACGAGCGAGGTAAAGAGACATTCACCCTCGAACCCGACGTACTCGCGGCTGTTGCCTTCCGCAGCCGGACACGCCTGCCACGACAACCGCGCCCCGTCCGCCAGCTCATAAACCCCATCCGGCTCGCCACACGCCGCCCGGATCACCGATCCGCCCAGACTCCGCCCCGCCGACGGCGACAGCACCAGGAAATTGCCCGCCGGATACCAACCGGGAGCATCGACGGGAGCAACGTTGTGATAGCCCGCCACGTACAGCCGCCCTCGCCGACCCTCGGCCGTAAAGTCAACCTGCGCCGCCAGCAGCGTCGGATAATCCACCGATCCAAACGACCGATCGACCCACCGAACATCCACCGCGTCGCGAAGCGTCGACTGACCCGCCACCGAGCCCCACTCCCGCCGCACCACCGGCGGCTCAGCCGCCAAAGGCAAACGGTACGTCACAACCACGTCCTCAATCGCCTCGCCCCCGTTGACCAACTCAAGCCGCAACTGCCTCTCGTCATCCGACAACCGAATAGCACCGCTCAGCGACGGAAAATCCGTCGACGCGACCGGCTCGTCCTTCACATACACCGCATCAATCAACTCAGGCAGCATGCCATCGCAAACCGGATAGGGCACCGAAAAAACCAATGACGTCTCACTCCGCCGGTCCGCCTCAACCGCCTGCCCGTCAACCGCCACGCGTGCCGCCCCCGCAACAACGCCCGTCACCTCCAACGTCAACGGCACGCTCGCGCCCGCGTCCAACACCGACGGCCTCGCCAGCTCAAACGACAGCGTCCCGCCCTCATGCCCGATATTCTCAATCTCCCCGTACTCCCGCTGAAACCGGTACGACCCGTACTCGCTCTGCGTGCAGTACCAGCAGTCCTCCAGATGCGAGTGACTCTTGATCTGCTCCTCCAGCATCTCCCACTTGTTGTAGTTCTCGTACGCCCATGCGTGCGTGCAGAAACTCAAATTCGGCTCGACCCGCCGCTGACTCTCATCGCCGAACCGCTGACCAAACCACGGCTCGATCGGATGGCCGTCGCCCGGCAGCTCCAGATTCCCCGAAAGCCCCTCCATCCCCTCCGGAAACGGCCCGCCGCTCCACGCCGCGTGAACGTATCCGCAGCGGCGAAGCACCCGGTAAATCGCCCAGTGAAACTCCGGCATCGGAGCATAAACAAACCCATTGCCCGGAAACG
Protein-coding regions in this window:
- a CDS encoding polysaccharide deacetylase family protein, whose translation is MARWLTCSVAVFVACGSAVWAGQAEELPIRMCRQRVEVSGVGGDARVEVMPLYRGAKWAITSRWDDNPTAADLKMGELLGRYGQKGTFYVVGGGLGAEAEKTLIAGGHAVQSHTLTHAGGPGSVYNKTWEEYLKSRIDIEARTDVPVNALAFPGNGFVYAPMPEFHWAIYRVLRRCGYVHAAWSGGPFPEGMEGLSGNLELPGDGHPIEPWFGQRFGDESQRRVEPNLSFCTHAWAYENYNKWEMLEEQIKSHSHLEDCWYCTQSEYGSYRFQREYGEIENIGHEGGTLSFELARPSVLDAGASVPLTLEVTGVVAGAARVAVDGQAVEADRRSETSLVFSVPYPVCDGMLPELIDAVYVKDEPVASTDFPSLSGAIRLSDDERQLRLELVNGGEAIEDVVVTYRLPLAAEPPVVRREWGSVAGQSTLRDAVDVRWVDRSFGSVDYPTLLAAQVDFTAEGRRGRLYVAGYHNVAPVDAPGWYPAGNFLVLSPSAGRSLGGSVIRAACGEPDGVYELADGARLSWQACPAAEGNSREYVGFEGECLFTSLVDSPKAQEAKVLCLGSRAIWINGRVAENDQTVALKEGANRVVVLSTGGFYWRLRSAADGRRLEGLRYSPPVDSERVVTVGQDGPYRMFVTDWLICGPFPNPGARPVKQGFDVDYLVAAGGEAKVEANAGERITWNEKQYGWTRLGADEHGSVDLMGLEPIKALEFPNDVLVYAGCVIRSKRAQTVRIGIGSDDGYKLYVNHELVRVERAFRGAQPDQEVFAVTLREGDNVVLLKIDQDFGQYNFFFTLTSPTFEALEVAGFLPGL